The genome window ACTTCGCTGTCAACCATTGCAGCCGGAATGTCCACTTCAGCGTTCTCAGCCACTTTTTCTACAACTGCATTTTCTTGTGCAGCTTTAGCTTCGTCTGCTTTACGGGATTCCAATTGTGTTTTCAGGTCAGCTTTGTACTCTTCAAGCGTGTCAAATTCGCTAACATCTTTAGCAAACTCATCATCCAATGCAGGAAGCTGTTTGCGCTTGATTTCGTGAATTTTCACTTTGAATACCGCTTGTTTGCCAGCAAGTTCTGCTGCATGGTAGCTCTCTGGGAAAGTCACTTCAACGTCTTTGAAGTCACCTGTGGACAGACCCACAACTTGCTCTTCAAATCCAGGAATGAATGTGTTGGAACCCAGTTCCAGGGAATAACGCTCAGCTTGTCCACCTTCGAAAGGTACGCCATCAACGGAACCGTCGAAGTCGATTACTGCAACGTCGCCGTTAGCAGCGGAACCTTCGTCAAGTACAACGAGTTCAGCGTGACGTTGTTGAAGACGCTCAAGTTCTTCAGTCACGTCTGCTTCAGTTACTTCACCTTTTGCTACAGCAACTTCGATTCCTTTGTACTCACCCAGAGTCACTTCAGGTTTCACAGTTACTTTCGCTTTGAACTTGAATGTTTGTCCTTTAGCGAATTGTTCAACATCTACGTCAGGACGATCAACCGGGAAGATATCCGTTTGGTCGATTGCTTCTGTATAAGCTTCAGGAAGCAAAATGTCGATTGCTTCTTGATAAAGACTCTCTACACCAAAACGTGCTTCGAAGATGGAACGTGGTACTTTACCTTTACGGAATCCAGGTACGTTTGCTTGTTTAACCACTTTATTAAAAGCTTTGTCGAGTGCTGCGGTTACACGATCCGCATCCACTTCAACCTCAAGAACCCCAAGGTTCTTCTCTATCTTTTCCCAAGTTGCTTTCATTGTATACTTTCCCCTCCAAAATTCACATGTTCACGTAGGCAATCACGTACAAAATAACCATTTTAGTATAAACAAGATTAGATTCTTTTTCAAGGGGAATCCCTTGATAGAGTTTAAGGAAAACGTTTCCGGCCTCGATTACCCGTCCAAACCGGCAGATACAAACTGTTTCATGGAACGATAAGCCTGCTCGAGTCGAAAGCGCATCGCCCCTGTCACAGCATACATTGAGCGTGTATTCTCCTCATCATGCGAACCACCTAGACTGTCTGCAACGGTCATATGTAGGGCTGCTGCCCATATATCTGTCATGGAATCATTTTCTTCCAGCATCGATATATAATCGCGGGTTCCATACACCGCCATGACATATTGTATCCACAGTTCCTGGGCAAAGTAAAAGAGCGTAGGTTCGTGAACCTCCGTCTGATCTGCCACTCGTTCCAGAATCTGAACAATTTGAAGCGGGAATTCCTCTGGTTTAAGAGGCACCGTATCGATCTCGACTTCAACCTGCTCTTCGCCTCTCGTAAACTGGATCATACCTTGAACACCTCGGCGACGCAAGGTTTGCAACACCCGAAATTGAAGCAAAGGGTGAAGCGTCTTGTCTTTTAACCAATGGGTTAGTGCCTCGTCAATCTTCGGTAGATCCAGATAGGCCAGCTGCTCCAAGGCCAGCATCGTCTGTTCGGATAGCGGCTCCTCCATTACAGTACGAAGCATCTTATCTGCATATCCATCATCCTGTTCAAGCTTCATTCGAGCATGATGCCGTGCCATGTCATCCTCACTGATCTCTTCTTCCTCTTCCCGTTCTTCAAGAATGGCAGGCGAGGTTTCTTCATATTGAGGGAACGCCGCCTGAAGCCATTCGAGCAGGGCCCGCCATTCATCATAATGGCGCTCTTCCTGTCCCTGACATTGCAGCAAAAAGTGAAGCAATTTCATCGCTTCACCATACCGTTCATTTTCAAGCATAACTGTCAATTGAATCTGGTAATAGTCCAGCGTCTTAGGAAACAGCACAATATTGTTGTTATGCTCGGTTTCCGGGGTCGTGGATTCCTTAATGGGAGCACCTCCTCTATATCCTGAATCTCCAGTTGGAATCAACTTAAATAGATGTATATATTAAAACGAATGTCGATCTATTTTTTGAGTTCTCCTGATATTCTAACATAACCGTAAATATAATGAAAAAAACGTTACTGCCGCCAAATATCATATACGAAAAACAGATTAAAATAAAATGCTTGATATTCCTGTATGCATATGATAAAATCAATTTTGCTTGAAAAAATTCATGTCTCAGTAGCTCAGCTGGATAGAGCAACGCCCTTCTAAGGCGTCGGTCGGGGGTTCGAATCCCTCCTGGGACGTAAAAAAGAGAACTTCCTTCGGGAAGTTTTTTTGCGTTCTGGGGATGAGAACCCCAACGGTTCGTCGAAGCATTCGCTTCGGTAGCACCACTTCTCAGTCTCGACTGCAAGGAGAGTATCCCTCCTGGGACGTAAAAAAAGAGAACTTCCTTCGGGAAGTTTTTTTGCGTTCTGGGGATGAAAACCCCAACGGTTCGTCGGAGCATTCGCTTCGTTACATATCTATGTCCCTTCATCAATATGTTTGCATTAGCTCATTCCATGGGTCACCATTTCTTAATATCGATGTTAGTATCGAAGATCTAACGAACCTAGGACACTTTATTAGACCCAAACACAGCATCATGGAATTCTAACGAATTTTAGAGAGCTTATTTCACCATTCCGGCGGATTAACTCACACAGATTGCAGTAAATTACCTGATTAATGTTGCTGAGGTTCATTAGAATCTGCGCATAGCGGTTATCCATTACTATAAGACCTCTGCGATTCGTTAGAGGTTTGTCAGGACCATGATCGTCAGAGCTCCGCATTCTTGTGGGTGCTTTTTTCATTTCATTGCTCAATATTGACACGGAATGTTATGCTTGCGAAGTGGATAATGTAACAATCCATACATATCAACTTCATAGAAAACAGGAGATTTTATCAATGTCATCTTCAATACAGCAGCACTCGTCCCTCCATGCCGAGGAAGAACATTCTTCGACATCCAAAAGATTCGGCCTGTTATTAGCAGGCATTATCGTTATCGCCGCTACCATGAGGTCACCGATCACAGCAACCGGACCTGTAGTGGAGATGATTCGCTCAGATACAGGTATCGGCCATACGATGGCCGGGCTTCTGACCTCACTACCTTTGCTCGCCTTTGCAGCAGTCTCTCCTTTTGCACCACGTCTTGCCAAACGGTTAGGACTGGAATCTGCTCTGCTATTGGCTGTTATCATCGTGACCATCGGAGTGGCCTTACGCTTGTTGCCTTCCGTTCTCTCCTTATATACCGGAACCGCAATATTGGGATGTGGCATTGCATTAAGCAACGTGCTTTTGCCAAGTTTGATCAAACGTGATTTTCCATTGCGGGTGGGGATCGTCACCGGGTTATATTCTGTATCCATGAACATATTTGGCGCCATCGCCTCAGGCGTGAGCGTGCCCTTAGCTGGATCTACATCTATGGGTTGGCGCGCTTCGTTAGGTATGTGGGCCCTGTTGTCCATACTTGCGCTTCTCTTGTGGCTCCCCCAGATCGCAGCAGGACGCAAGCAGATGTTATATGTTACCTCCCAGAGCGAAGGGACACCCGTGCGTCTAAGGACCTCTACACTAGCCTGGTTCATTACTTTATTTATGGGTCTGCAATCTCTAATATTCTATACGACGATTACCTGGCTACCCGAAATTCTCGCTGAGCAAGGGTTCAGCCCCACTTCAGCAGGGTGGATGCTCTCCTTGATGCAGATGGTTAGTGTACCGGCTACCTTTATCGTTCCGATCCTGGCCGGCCGAACGCAGAATCAGCGTGTTCTAACCACGATAACGTGCTCTTCATTAATTGTCGGGTATGCATTATTGCTAAGTGGCATCGCTTCGCTCGTTACCATCGGTGTCACATTGGCCGGAATCGGTGCCGGAGCTTCGTTTGGACTGGTAACCATGTTCTTCGTCCTTCGCTCAAAAGATGCCAGACAAGCTGCCAGCCTGTCCGGTATGGCCCAGTCCTTCGGATATATGCTGGCGGCAGTGGGACCTCTACTGTTCGGCATGCTTCATGACTGGACAAAAGGATGGACCCTTCCGTTGCTCATTCAGGTCATTCTGGCCATTGCTTTATTAATCGCAGGGCTTCAAGCCAGTAAAAATCGGATGATCGGTTAGTCATACCATTCATTAACAAAAAATAAATTAACAAAACGGCCTCTATCCTCGAAATCAGGATGGAGGCCGTTTATGCTAGAACCATTCCTTCATTAAATTACTCAGTTTCAATGAGGAAGAACTTACTTCACCTTTACCTTAATCGTGTCTGTGCTGGTAACTCCAGCTGCGTTAATTAATTCGGCCCGATACGTATACGTACCCGATGCTTTGCCGGACAGTTTAGTCACAGCACTTTGCGCAAGAGGAGATACCGCACGGAGTTCTTGCGTGTCGATCAACTTATCATTCTCATAGAGACGATACTCGGTAGCATTGGTCCCCCACCATAGGTTCATGGTCACCTTATAATTGCCATCGCCGTCCCAGTTATCCTGAGATAGAACTGCTTTGCCTGGCGCTGCGTTGGTAACCTTAACAGTCAACGTCTGACTCCGCGTTGTTCCCTTGTCGTTAGTGAGCTCAGCCACGTACGTATATGTGCCATTGGCTTTGCCTGTGATTTTCGTCTGAGCAAACTGCGCCCAAGGCGCGTTGTAAGTCAACTTCTGCGTATCAATTAGAACCCCGTCCTCATATAACTTGTAGCTAGTTCCGTTCTCGCCCCACCATAGGTTCATGGAAACGATATACGAACCCTCTGGCAGGCCGTTACCTATCCAGTTATTGTGAGACAATACAGGTGTACCCGGAGCCTTGGTAGCCGGAGTTTCAGGTTCGGTCTCCACAGCTTCCAACTTCAGTACCGTATTGGCTGTACCCGAAAGCCCCTGTTGGTCTTTTACCGTAAGTTCAACGACATACTCACCTGCTTCTATTCCTTCCAAAGGAAGGCTAAAGGTGCCATCAGCTTGTACCTCAAAGCCCCCCTCTTTATAAACCGAACCATCCTCTTTACTCACAACATACGTTGCTTCCAGGGAAGCTGCCGCATCAAAAGCAATGTCCCATCCGCTGGCAAGCGCAGGCGCAACACGGAAGTACAAATCTTCCACGCTACCATTAAGGACAGCAGACTCATCCGCTTTGAACTCCAATGTTTCTGGTGCAGTTACAGCCGGAGCTGTCTTTTTCACCAAAAATGGCGAAGTGTCTTCCTTATAGGTTTTGCCGTCCGTTCCAATAGTAGTGATATCAACGGTGTATAAACCATCCGGAATCTCTGTCACTTCATCGGTTGTGTAATCCGCATATGTGCCATCCCAGGCAAGATTATATCTTGCGTTAGCATTGAAATTATAATAGTTACCGAAGATGGAGCCGATATAACCATCTTGATAATATCCACCTTCCGGATTAAGACCATCAAAAATCTCAATCAGGGCGAATGTCATCGGATTGTAGAATTCCATCGCTACATTAAGCGTATCCAACGTACCATCAGCCTTCAATGGATAGTGGAAAGGATTTTTTTCAGTGCCTTTTACGGTTTCAATATATTTAACTCCACTCAACGTAACGTTGAAATGAGCAACATATGGCACAGTAAATGTATTGGTTCCGTTCGAGAACTCAATGTATCCTTGTGCTTCTGTAGTCGCAGTAACCCCTCGCGGAACGGTAATTGTCACTGCAAGTTCTTCCTCACCATTCAGTGTGAAGGAACTCTTGTCTACCGCAACGGATACACCAGCAACATTACGAGTTGGATTCACATTTACAGTGTAATCCCCTCCACTGCCATTCCGCGCTTCAACTTTAATCGTTTTGGTAATCGTCTTTTCATCCGTGCTCAGGAAATTACCGTAGTTGATGCTTCCGGTGATATTCTCCTTTTCAACAACAGCGCCACTTTCGGTATATTGAGTTACATCAAGCACTTTGACAAAAGCAGCAGGATCAATAGTATTCACTGCTTGAATACGGCCAGCACCTTGATCAAATACATCAAATTGGGTTGTATCCAACACTTTACTATTGTTCATCAGCGCAACTTTGATATCAAATGGCGTCCAGTCCGGATGCTTCTCAATCAACAGTGCAATCAATCCTGCTACATGAGGTGTAGCCATACTTGTACCTGATTTACGGTCATAAGCTTGTGCGTAATCTGCGTCTGGCTCATCCTTGCCGTAGGCAGGAATCGTAGACAGAATGCTTGTACCTGGTGCAACAATATCCGGTTTGATGTCCAGTGTTACCTTGGCAGGTCCGCGTGAACTGGATGAATTCATTTCATCACCCGGCGTTTGGCTGCGTTCAAAATCACTAAAGCTCACTTCAACGGCTTGGCCTGCGTCCAACTCAGCCTTGATAACCTCTCCATCTTCCTTGGACATGCTCAGTGTTGGAATGAGTTCAAAGTTATCGCCCAGACTTACACCGATTGGGCCCGGAATGTTGTTATATACAATAACAGCCACGGCTCCAGCCGCTTTGGCATTGGCGATTTTCTCTACAAATGCGAGTTCACCACGTTGTATTAATGCTACTTTGCCTGTAAAATCCTTACCTTCAAAATCAGTGGGCTTACCCAGTGCTGCAAATTCAAGCTCATATTTCCCAGTCAAAACAGTCTCAGGGTCTGCTGACAGGCTCCATCCCATCACATCCAAACGGTAAACCGACTCTGTAACAGCCATTGGAGCTTCAGTTGGAGCAATTACAGGCTCTTCTTCCACAGGAGCAGCTTCAGGAGAAGCTTCAACTGGTGCAGAAGGTGATGCAGATGGCGTATTTTCTTCAGTTGCAGCCTCTTCTACATTCGAAACTCCAGCTTCGTCAGAAACGACATCCTCCACAGCTGCTGCACTATCTTCAGTAGCAGTTGCGGGTACACCTTGCTCCGAACCTTCAGGCTCTTCTGTTTCAGATGCCGTCCCCAGTTCAGGAGATGATTCAACCTCTGGCACCGGTTGTTGCTCAGGCAGAGTCTCTTCGCCTTCCTCACCAATCCAGAAGTGAGTATCCGCTGTAATAAGCTGGCTAGGGCCCGTGGAGTTACCTACAGTGATGGCCATGGCAGATGCCCCCGGAGAACCGAGTGTATAGCGGTTCGGTCCGTCATTGCCACTGGCAACTACTGCTGTCACACCAGACAGCATCGCATTATTCAGGGCTACCGAGGTAATATAACTTGGATCGTTAGCGGCATTCCCCAAAGAGAGATTAATTATATCCATGCCATCTTCAACGGAACGATCAATTCCGCCGAGCACCCATGAGGTTTGACCACTACCATACGGCCCAAGTACACGGTATGCATAGATATCTGCTTCAGGAGCAACGCCAACAATCCCGTAATCCCCTGCTTCACGAGCAGCAATGGTACCAGCTACGTGCGTACCGTGGGATGTGTAAAAGGCACTTCCCCTTTCGTTAAACTCAGGTTCCCCTGAACTTTTCCATTCCTGATATGTCGCTTCATACGGATCATTGTCGTTACCAACAAAGTCCCATCCGCCTTTGTAAGCTTCCTGCAAATTAGGATGCTCATAGTCAATCCCTGTATCGATGACACCCACTTTGATGCCATTTCCTTTGTAACCCAGATCCCATACTTCAGGTGCACCAATAAAAGGCGCCGTGTCTTTCATGTACGGGTTCACTTCATCGGTCTCAGGCGCTATTGTAACTTCAAGGTCAGGATATACGCTGACCACGCCAGGTATTTGAAGCAATTGTCCCACTTGGTTTCCTTTAAGCTCAATCGCTACACCATTTAGGGCATATGCATACTCTTCCAATACTTCATGTTTGATTTTCTTCTGAGTGAGGCTATGTACAAATGACTGTTGTTGTTGCTCAACTTGAGTCACAGCCTTTGTTTCCATAGAGGAGGTAAAAGATTTTCCGGAGAGGGTTGATTCACCTTGCGCTACTGCAACAGGTTTATTGGAAAGCTCAACGATCACTCGGGTGTTCTCTCCACCCAGCCCTTCCAGGCTTTTATCCAAAAATGGATCTGCGGCAAGTTTGGCTTCCCGTCCTGCAAGAATTTCTCTCCATTGTTTGGCTTCGGCTGTACTCGGTAAGTTTTCAAGCTGAATAAATGAATCTGCGGGAGCGGCTCCAGCCGCGGGGAGAATAATGGAAAAGACCATCAGAACACTTAATAACGTGGATATCAATCGTTTACTCAAGGCTTTGCCCCTCCTTTTAAATGTGAATACCTCACCAAATGATGGGTTCCTGCTGTTTGTGCGTACTGCAATACGCACTCCAATTTCACCACCTATCTGCAAGAAGATTGACCCTTGGTAAATTATTCTATCAAAATACCACATTTTCCTTCTAAATACTTACATAAATGATATAAAAATTACTTATATGGGTCTTGAGTATGATAAAAATATCTACTTGTAATTATTTGTCGTTCGAATATTTTATTTTTAAAATAATGCATTAAAAAAAAGACCAAGCGCCTCTTTGTCAGCAAGAGAATCTTGGTATATGGTAAAGTCATTTAGTGTACAAAGCATAAAATCAATTCGGTTAACATCGATAACTATCACAAAATCAACTTCATTCCGGCTTCACGGCTTCAATACGCAGACGCTTGTAATCTGCATACAAAGCATCACTCTTCCAAAGTTTAGGCACCACGATCTGACTGGTTTCATGGCATATTTGTTGTATCTCATCATGACTGAAACCTTCAAAATAGTCTCCTCCAAAATGAGCCAACCAGCCTACTATACCCTGCTCACCATCTTCCAATCTGGTAGGACGGTCATAGTGATAGGCATGACGTACCAGAAATCCGCCTTGTTCCAAAATATAGCTATATTCTCCGATCGACGGAAAATACCAAGGATTACGTTCAGAAGCACGAATGCCCGTGTTTCGCTCGATAACCTCTTCCAAGGCATTCACGATAGTCTGCACGTTCCCTTTACCACCGAATTCTGCAACAAATCGCCCTCCGGGCTTCAAAGATTTCCATATACTGTCCACCACTAATCTCGGAATTCGCATCCAGTGCAAGGCTGCATTGGAGAAGACGGCATCATACTGTCTATTCGTCTCAAACTGATGACCGTCTCCTTCCACGAACTCAATTCCAGAGAATTTCTCCCTCGCACGGCGAATCATGTCCAGCGATGCATCCATACCAACAACTTCAGCTTCGGCCAGAGAAATTTCGTACGTCAAATCCCCCGTACCGCAACCCAGATCAAGAATGTATTCCCCTTTTTGAGGTTGAAGCCAAGAGATCAGATTTTTGCCATATTCGGAGACAAAAGCCAGTTTGTTGTCATAGTCATCTGCTTGCCATTGATTTATTGATTTCATGGATACCACCGTCGCTTCCGTTATTGATATCCTCATTGTGGCACAGAATTGTTTATTATTTAAATATATAAATTCTATATTGTTTATAGGTATAACCAATAAACAAATTCAGGAGGGATACTCTCCTTGCAGTCGAGACTGCGAAGTGGCGCTAACGAAGCGAATGCTCCGACGAACCTTCGGGGTTCTCTTCTCCTGAACGCAAAAAAACTTCCCGAAGGAAGTTTTCTTTTTTTACGTCCCAGGAGGGATACTCTCCTTCCAGTCGAGACTGCGAAGTGGTGCTAACGAAGCGAATTCTCCGACGAACCATCGGGGTTCTCTTCCCCTGAACGAAAAAAAACTTCCCGAAGGAAGTTTTCTTTTTTTACGTCCCAGGAGGGATTCGAACCCCCGACCGACGCCTTAGAAGGGCGTTGCTCTATCCAGCTGAGCTAC of Paenibacillus sp. FSL R5-0517 contains these proteins:
- a CDS encoding MFS transporter; protein product: MSSSIQQHSSLHAEEEHSSTSKRFGLLLAGIIVIAATMRSPITATGPVVEMIRSDTGIGHTMAGLLTSLPLLAFAAVSPFAPRLAKRLGLESALLLAVIIVTIGVALRLLPSVLSLYTGTAILGCGIALSNVLLPSLIKRDFPLRVGIVTGLYSVSMNIFGAIASGVSVPLAGSTSMGWRASLGMWALLSILALLLWLPQIAAGRKQMLYVTSQSEGTPVRLRTSTLAWFITLFMGLQSLIFYTTITWLPEILAEQGFSPTSAGWMLSLMQMVSVPATFIVPILAGRTQNQRVLTTITCSSLIVGYALLLSGIASLVTIGVTLAGIGAGASFGLVTMFFVLRSKDARQAASLSGMAQSFGYMLAAVGPLLFGMLHDWTKGWTLPLLIQVILAIALLIAGLQASKNRMIG
- the tig gene encoding trigger factor, with translation MKATWEKIEKNLGVLEVEVDADRVTAALDKAFNKVVKQANVPGFRKGKVPRSIFEARFGVESLYQEAIDILLPEAYTEAIDQTDIFPVDRPDVDVEQFAKGQTFKFKAKVTVKPEVTLGEYKGIEVAVAKGEVTEADVTEELERLQQRHAELVVLDEGSAANGDVAVIDFDGSVDGVPFEGGQAERYSLELGSNTFIPGFEEQVVGLSTGDFKDVEVTFPESYHAAELAGKQAVFKVKIHEIKRKQLPALDDEFAKDVSEFDTLEEYKADLKTQLESRKADEAKAAQENAVVEKVAENAEVDIPAAMVDSEVQNMMRDFDNRLRNQGMNLEMFLSFSGQTQADLRGQMQEDASKRVRNNLVLEAVGKAENIEVSDEEVNQELEKMAESYKRPAEEIRGILEGNGSLDSLRDEVKLRKTIDVLVENSTVVEPVEAPAEEVVAEADEK
- a CDS encoding class I SAM-dependent methyltransferase, translated to MKSINQWQADDYDNKLAFVSEYGKNLISWLQPQKGEYILDLGCGTGDLTYEISLAEAEVVGMDASLDMIRRAREKFSGIEFVEGDGHQFETNRQYDAVFSNAALHWMRIPRLVVDSIWKSLKPGGRFVAEFGGKGNVQTIVNALEEVIERNTGIRASERNPWYFPSIGEYSYILEQGGFLVRHAYHYDRPTRLEDGEQGIVGWLAHFGGDYFEGFSHDEIQQICHETSQIVVPKLWKSDALYADYKRLRIEAVKPE
- a CDS encoding S8 family serine peptidase, with the translated sequence MSKRLISTLLSVLMVFSIILPAAGAAPADSFIQLENLPSTAEAKQWREILAGREAKLAADPFLDKSLEGLGGENTRVIVELSNKPVAVAQGESTLSGKSFTSSMETKAVTQVEQQQQSFVHSLTQKKIKHEVLEEYAYALNGVAIELKGNQVGQLLQIPGVVSVYPDLEVTIAPETDEVNPYMKDTAPFIGAPEVWDLGYKGNGIKVGVIDTGIDYEHPNLQEAYKGGWDFVGNDNDPYEATYQEWKSSGEPEFNERGSAFYTSHGTHVAGTIAAREAGDYGIVGVAPEADIYAYRVLGPYGSGQTSWVLGGIDRSVEDGMDIINLSLGNAANDPSYITSVALNNAMLSGVTAVVASGNDGPNRYTLGSPGASAMAITVGNSTGPSQLITADTHFWIGEEGEETLPEQQPVPEVESSPELGTASETEEPEGSEQGVPATATEDSAAAVEDVVSDEAGVSNVEEAATEENTPSASPSAPVEASPEAAPVEEEPVIAPTEAPMAVTESVYRLDVMGWSLSADPETVLTGKYELEFAALGKPTDFEGKDFTGKVALIQRGELAFVEKIANAKAAGAVAVIVYNNIPGPIGVSLGDNFELIPTLSMSKEDGEVIKAELDAGQAVEVSFSDFERSQTPGDEMNSSSSRGPAKVTLDIKPDIVAPGTSILSTIPAYGKDEPDADYAQAYDRKSGTSMATPHVAGLIALLIEKHPDWTPFDIKVALMNNSKVLDTTQFDVFDQGAGRIQAVNTIDPAAFVKVLDVTQYTESGAVVEKENITGSINYGNFLSTDEKTITKTIKVEARNGSGGDYTVNVNPTRNVAGVSVAVDKSSFTLNGEEELAVTITVPRGVTATTEAQGYIEFSNGTNTFTVPYVAHFNVTLSGVKYIETVKGTEKNPFHYPLKADGTLDTLNVAMEFYNPMTFALIEIFDGLNPEGGYYQDGYIGSIFGNYYNFNANARYNLAWDGTYADYTTDEVTEIPDGLYTVDITTIGTDGKTYKEDTSPFLVKKTAPAVTAPETLEFKADESAVLNGSVEDLYFRVAPALASGWDIAFDAAASLEATYVVSKEDGSVYKEGGFEVQADGTFSLPLEGIEAGEYVVELTVKDQQGLSGTANTVLKLEAVETEPETPATKAPGTPVLSHNNWIGNGLPEGSYIVSMNLWWGENGTSYKLYEDGVLIDTQKLTYNAPWAQFAQTKITGKANGTYTYVAELTNDKGTTRSQTLTVKVTNAAPGKAVLSQDNWDGDGNYKVTMNLWWGTNATEYRLYENDKLIDTQELRAVSPLAQSAVTKLSGKASGTYTYRAELINAAGVTSTDTIKVKVK